A single window of Salvelinus namaycush isolate Seneca chromosome 11, SaNama_1.0, whole genome shotgun sequence DNA harbors:
- the LOC120055878 gene encoding E3 ubiquitin-protein ligase RNF220-like isoform X3, with protein MEDTIQPKRETFLRVRANRQTRLNARIGKMKRRKPEDGQVCPLCSAPLAGTEEEMSRHVEQCLFKREGAFAEDDSADMDGENGTRFEEYEWCGQKRVRATTLLEGGFRGTGFAMCSTKENHDSDADLDVDGDDTLEYGKAQYTEADIIPCSGEDQGEAKEREALRGAVLNGGMPSNRITPEFSKWASDEMPSTSNGESSKQQPPQEPNAACSSSNAPRTCKNSEIEKITEGSTATTFEALKARIRELEKQILRGDRYKCLICMDSYTMPLTSIQCWHVHCEECWLRTLGNKKLCPQCNTITSPGDLRRVYM; from the exons CACGGATTGGGAAGATGAAGCGCCGGAAGCCAGAGGATGGGCAGGTATGTCCACTGTGCAGCGCGCCGCTGGCAGGGACAGAGGAGGAGATGAGTAGGCATGTGGAACAATGTCTGTTCAAG AGGGAGGGTGCGTTTGCTGAGGATGACTCTGCAGACATGGACGGAGAGAACGGGACCCGCTTCGAGGAGTACGAGTGGTGCGGCCAGAAGAGGGTCAGAGCTACCACCCTGCTGGAAGGAGGCTTCAGAG gAACAGGCTTTGCCATGTGCAGCACAAAGGAGAACCACGACAGCGACGCCGACCTGGACGTGGATGGAGACGACACACTGGAGTACGGCAAGGCCCAGTACACAGAGGCAGACATCATTCCCTGCTCCGGAGAGGACCAGGGAGAAGCCAAAGAACGGGAGGCCCTGCGCGGGGCGGTGTTGAA TGGCGGAATGCCATCCAACAGAATAACGCCAGAGTTCTCCAAATGGGCCAGTGATG agatGCCCTCTACGAGCAACGGGGAGAGCAGCAAGCAGCAGCCGCCTCAGGAGCCCAACGCCGCCTGCTCATCCTCCAACGCGCCCCGGACCTGTAAAAACAGCGAAATAGAGAA GATCACAGAGGGCTCGACAGCCACCACGTTCGAAGCACTAAAGGCTCGTATCCGGGAGCTGGAGAAACAGATCCTCAGAGGGGACAGATATAAGTGTCTCATCTGCATG GACTCGTACACGATGCCCCTCACCTCCATCCAGTGCTGGCACGTCCACTGTGAGGAATGCTGGCTCAGGACTCTG GGAAACAAGAAACTCTGCCCACAATGCAACACCATCACTTCGCCAGGAGATCTAAGGCGCGTCTACATGTGA